CGGCAATGATCGAACGCCGCGCCGCGTGGATCGAATTGGTCGTCGTCTTCGTCGCCACCGCCGCCGCCGCCGCGATCGGCGCGGCCGGCTCCGTCGCGGCCGGGCCGTTCTACGCCGAGCTGCAGAAGCCGGCGTGGGCGCCCCCCGCCGGCGTCTTCGGGCCGGTCTGGACCGTCCTCTACGCGCTGATGGCGCTCGCCGCCTGGCTCGTCTGGCGCGAGGCGGGACGGCGCGCCGTCCCCGCGATCGTCCTCTACGGCGTCCAGCTGGTCCTCAACGCCGTCTGGCCGTGGATCTTCTTCTCGTGGAACAAGGGGGTCCTCTCCCTCGTCGAGATCCTCGTCCTGTGGGCGGCGATCGCCGCGACGGTCTACCTCTTC
The sequence above is drawn from the bacterium genome and encodes:
- a CDS encoding tryptophan-rich sensory protein → MIERRAAWIELVVVFVATAAAAAIGAAGSVAAGPFYAELQKPAWAPPAGVFGPVWTVLYALMALAAWLVWREAGRRAVPAIVLYGVQLVLNAVWPWIFFSWNKGVLSLVEILVLWAAIAATVYLFDRIKSVAALLLLPYLAWVTFAAALTGKLLRLNPDFR